One Natrinema longum genomic window carries:
- a CDS encoding NAD(P)/FAD-dependent oxidoreductase, with protein sequence MRDVCIVGGGVAGLAASIFTARAGLDTIVVDAGGRSPPSSRTQSGDGGESILARNASLENYPGFPDGVDARRYLRLTREQARTAGSEFELGRVTSTEPIDETALEAGFVLETAGGDPLEARRVIAASWPDSEYLVPLDVGRIKRGSKHFVSVDEAGRTAVDGVYAAGRLADEPHQAIVAAGHGATVGLAVVHDSDANFYHDWVTPEGYFTGRGREVPPGCEEIGEDERLERDERARARMLEAFSEPLDEEPTMHPSVEGK encoded by the coding sequence ATGCGAGACGTCTGTATCGTCGGCGGGGGCGTCGCCGGCCTCGCCGCCTCGATCTTTACCGCCCGTGCGGGACTGGATACCATCGTCGTCGACGCCGGGGGACGAAGTCCCCCGAGCAGCCGGACGCAGTCCGGCGACGGTGGGGAGTCCATCCTCGCGCGGAACGCCAGCCTCGAGAACTACCCCGGCTTTCCGGACGGGGTCGACGCCCGCCGGTATCTGCGATTGACCCGCGAGCAGGCCCGAACAGCGGGTTCCGAGTTCGAACTCGGGCGAGTGACGAGCACCGAGCCGATCGACGAGACGGCTCTCGAGGCGGGGTTCGTCCTCGAGACGGCGGGTGGCGATCCACTCGAGGCCCGGCGGGTGATCGCGGCGTCGTGGCCCGACAGCGAGTATCTCGTTCCGCTGGACGTCGGTCGGATCAAGCGTGGGAGCAAACACTTCGTCTCGGTCGACGAGGCAGGCCGGACGGCCGTCGACGGGGTCTACGCTGCGGGCCGACTCGCGGACGAGCCCCATCAGGCGATCGTCGCGGCCGGCCACGGGGCGACGGTCGGCCTCGCGGTCGTTCACGATTCGGACGCGAACTTCTATCACGACTGGGTCACCCCCGAGGGCTACTTCACCGGCCGCGGCCGCGAGGTGCCGCCGGGCTGTGAAGAGATCGGCGAGGACGAGCGACTCGAGCGCGACGAACGGGCGAGAGCGCGCATGCTCGAGGCGTTTTCCGAGCCGCTAGACGAGGAACCGACGATGCATCCGAGTGTCGAGGGGAAGTAA
- the grpE gene encoding nucleotide exchange factor GrpE, producing MSEDEGTNTSAQGVPSEEESDDGEAADVNSAESTAGESDPSPETDDSSSEPPAPAADSSVDTAGGAEAEATDEPTPADDASGDGPETGEDVQRVLDRVTEYDDELAHKVNSIVEEAQALNGTVAHQREELEDLTERIESQAETIGELQDELEEYEQALTDRDDRLEEYEAEVEDLKSRLKRKQADFQNYKKRAKKRQQQIKDRAAEDLVERLIGVRDNLKRALEEDSGDAESLREGVEMTLREFDRILEDENVSEIDPQPGTETDPQRHEVMMQVDSDQPEGTIADVYTPGYEMGDKVIQNAQVTVSNGEHADSGGDEDAAESADHAGGAGTDDDTADEDDAAIELGGEVDSDESVDTPADETDD from the coding sequence ATGAGCGAAGACGAGGGCACGAACACGTCCGCCCAGGGTGTCCCGTCCGAGGAGGAATCCGACGACGGCGAAGCGGCCGACGTGAACTCCGCGGAATCGACGGCTGGGGAATCGGACCCGAGCCCCGAAACCGACGATTCGAGTTCGGAACCGCCCGCGCCGGCTGCCGACTCGAGCGTCGACACGGCCGGGGGTGCCGAGGCGGAAGCGACGGATGAACCGACGCCAGCCGACGACGCGTCCGGTGACGGACCCGAAACTGGCGAGGACGTCCAGCGAGTGCTCGATCGAGTCACCGAGTACGACGACGAACTCGCTCACAAGGTCAACTCGATCGTCGAGGAAGCCCAAGCACTCAACGGGACCGTCGCCCACCAACGCGAGGAACTCGAGGATCTCACGGAACGCATCGAGTCCCAGGCCGAGACCATCGGCGAACTCCAGGACGAACTCGAGGAGTACGAGCAGGCACTGACCGACCGCGACGACCGACTCGAGGAGTACGAAGCCGAGGTCGAGGACCTGAAGAGCCGGCTCAAACGCAAGCAAGCGGACTTCCAGAACTACAAGAAGCGTGCGAAAAAGCGCCAACAGCAGATCAAAGACCGCGCCGCCGAGGACCTCGTCGAACGGCTCATCGGCGTCCGCGACAACCTGAAACGCGCACTCGAGGAGGACAGCGGCGATGCCGAGAGCTTGCGGGAGGGCGTCGAGATGACCCTCCGGGAGTTCGACCGCATCCTCGAGGACGAGAACGTCTCCGAGATCGATCCCCAGCCGGGTACCGAAACCGACCCGCAGCGCCACGAGGTCATGATGCAGGTCGACAGCGACCAGCCCGAAGGGACGATCGCGGACGTGTACACGCCCGGCTACGAGATGGGCGACAAGGTCATCCAGAACGCGCAAGTGACCGTCTCGAACGGCGAACACGCCGACTCGGGTGGGGACGAGGACGCTGCTGAATCGGCCGACCACGCCGGCGGTGCTGGGACCGACGACGATACGGCCGACGAGGACGACGCGGCGATCGAACTCGGCGGCGAAGTCGACAGCGACGAGAGCGTCGACACCCCGGCGGACGAAACGGACGACTGA
- a CDS encoding polymer-forming cytoskeletal protein has protein sequence MGIRQVQPGERGVSAVIGTVLLIGIVTLVMAVLAAALLGVGLFDQQPDAELSYQEHTDKVVVGLTDVRDLSAGETEIKLEGEGSCGFWDGSGELEKGDVTTLESSDCPDSLEQGDVLQVIGGNVLLGTYELRGQYPDYGCTTFKSKFNNGNQIDVETGGIVSCDFTDPDGTELNNGLKVNNQTTVVGEVNVSKTSRIEVDGGKIIGDVETGKDADIKDDSVVDGTVSADESVYVRDSSKITGSVDAGDSVDVDQDATVNGPIDSSDYVALDERAFVGGAIESDDEVTLAKDAVVEGGVAADREVTIGNSAEIDGTVESGYDVSLEQDSLADSEVELTGSGRTLELSDGATISGTVSAADNDVTLKGDAKISGDVTGDTVTCKDSSTVEGTVTAGTNNGC, from the coding sequence ATGGGAATTCGTCAGGTCCAACCGGGTGAGCGAGGGGTGTCAGCGGTGATCGGAACGGTGTTGCTCATCGGAATCGTGACGCTAGTGATGGCCGTTCTCGCGGCAGCCCTTCTCGGTGTCGGACTCTTCGATCAACAGCCCGACGCGGAGCTCTCCTATCAGGAACATACGGATAAGGTCGTCGTCGGTCTGACCGACGTTCGAGACCTGTCGGCCGGCGAAACCGAAATCAAACTCGAGGGTGAGGGGAGCTGTGGGTTCTGGGACGGCAGCGGCGAACTCGAAAAAGGGGACGTGACGACGCTCGAGAGCAGTGACTGTCCAGACTCGCTCGAACAAGGGGACGTGTTACAGGTGATTGGCGGGAACGTGTTGCTCGGGACGTACGAACTGCGGGGCCAGTACCCCGATTACGGGTGTACAACGTTCAAGAGTAAATTCAACAACGGCAACCAAATCGACGTCGAAACCGGCGGTATCGTTTCGTGTGACTTCACCGACCCCGACGGAACCGAACTGAACAACGGATTGAAAGTGAACAACCAAACGACGGTGGTCGGTGAGGTAAACGTTAGCAAGACATCCCGGATCGAAGTAGACGGGGGCAAAATTATCGGGGACGTCGAGACCGGAAAAGACGCCGATATCAAGGACGATAGCGTCGTCGACGGCACTGTGTCGGCCGACGAGAGCGTTTATGTCCGGGACTCGAGCAAAATCACTGGTTCGGTCGATGCCGGTGATTCCGTAGATGTTGACCAGGACGCAACGGTCAATGGACCGATCGATAGTAGCGATTACGTCGCGCTCGATGAACGCGCCTTCGTCGGCGGCGCGATCGAGTCCGACGACGAAGTGACGCTCGCCAAGGATGCGGTCGTGGAAGGTGGTGTGGCTGCCGACCGTGAAGTTACGATCGGAAATTCGGCTGAAATCGACGGGACGGTCGAATCCGGATACGACGTCTCGTTGGAGCAAGACAGTCTCGCCGATAGCGAAGTCGAGTTGACTGGGTCCGGTCGTACATTGGAACTCAGCGATGGCGCGACGATAAGCGGGACCGTCTCCGCGGCTGATAACGACGTAACGCTCAAAGGAGATGCGAAAATCAGCGGCGACGTTACAGGTGACACGGTGACCTGTAAGGATTCCTCGACGGTCGAGGGAACCGTCACCGCAGGCACTAACAACGGCTGCTGA
- a CDS encoding AI-2E family transporter — MKPLAAFFALSVAVLCGLAALLVLPLLEYVLAAGLFAVVLRPAYDRLEPWLGSRIAALVLTGSTVTAGIVPLVLISLVVHRSAVSAIESVDGSQLLANGYEIAREDLGVSDESIAAVEAAVRSELDGTLSNAVELTLARAVDIVAIGIDVVVGMVVLVALLYYLLVDGPALVDWLRTVTPLESRVLEALFTEVHGVIWAVLRSHVFVAIVQGILGGAGLALLGVPYATTLAAILVFAAFLPTIGVWLVWGPVTLAHGAASDPVRGVLLLGYGIGVLTVADSYLRAVLVNWGSDLHPALALLGVIGGLSLFGVIGLFVGPVVLAVLKATVTVFYRTERFGPEGGSSLERANAFAETE; from the coding sequence ATGAAGCCCCTGGCTGCGTTTTTCGCCCTCTCCGTGGCCGTCCTTTGTGGGCTCGCCGCCCTCCTGGTTCTCCCGCTGCTCGAGTACGTACTGGCCGCCGGCTTGTTCGCAGTCGTCCTCCGGCCAGCGTACGACCGACTCGAGCCATGGCTCGGTTCGCGGATCGCTGCCCTCGTTTTGACTGGGAGTACTGTCACTGCCGGGATCGTCCCGCTGGTTCTCATCTCGCTGGTCGTCCACCGGTCGGCCGTCTCGGCGATCGAGTCGGTCGACGGCAGCCAACTCCTCGCGAACGGCTACGAGATCGCTCGAGAGGACCTCGGCGTCTCCGACGAGTCGATCGCTGCCGTCGAGGCTGCCGTCCGATCGGAACTCGACGGGACGCTCTCGAACGCCGTGGAGCTGACGCTGGCCCGGGCGGTCGATATCGTGGCGATCGGAATCGACGTCGTCGTCGGGATGGTCGTCCTCGTCGCCCTGCTGTACTATTTGTTGGTCGACGGTCCAGCGCTCGTCGACTGGCTGCGGACGGTCACACCGCTCGAGTCACGAGTGCTCGAGGCCCTGTTCACGGAGGTCCACGGCGTCATCTGGGCGGTTCTCCGCAGTCACGTGTTCGTCGCGATCGTCCAGGGCATACTCGGTGGGGCGGGACTCGCGTTGCTCGGCGTCCCGTACGCGACCACGCTGGCAGCGATCCTCGTGTTCGCCGCGTTTCTCCCGACGATCGGCGTCTGGCTCGTCTGGGGACCGGTGACGCTCGCTCACGGGGCTGCGAGCGATCCCGTGCGCGGCGTTCTCCTGTTGGGATACGGGATCGGTGTCCTCACCGTTGCCGACAGCTACCTCCGGGCCGTTCTGGTCAACTGGGGGTCCGACCTTCATCCGGCGCTTGCATTGCTCGGCGTCATCGGCGGTCTTTCCCTGTTCGGGGTGATCGGCCTGTTCGTCGGACCCGTCGTGCTCGCGGTCCTCAAAGCCACCGTGACGGTTTTCTATCGAACCGAGCGATTCGGTCCGGAGGGGGGCTCCAGTCTCGAGCGAGCGAACGCGTTCGCGGAAACGGAGTAA